The DNA segment CACGGGGCTGGCCGGCGAGGCGAAATGCAGCACCGTATCCAGCTTGCCGGGCAAAAAGATATATTCCGTTACGTCCTGCTTGATGAAATGAAAGTTATCGTTGCCGCTGAGATGGCTGATGTTTTCGATACTCCCGGTAATCAGGTTATCCATGCAGATCACGTCATGTCCGTGCTTCAACAGAAAGTCGCAGAGGTGGGATCCAAGAAAACCCGCTCCTCCGGTTACCAGTATTCTCATCGCTCACCTCTGTTATCGGTTGACTGACCGGCCCGGGGTCCGGATAACTCCCGGCTAAAAAGGAAAAATAATCATGAGCAACCAACTAAGCAAGCGGCCCAACATGTTAATCTTCTGGATCATGCTGGCCAGTGGCGTGGCCGTCGTGCTGAGCGAGCGGGCAGGAGGAGTTCCGGGAGGCGCCCTTTCGATAGTCTCGCGAACCATCTTCTGGTGCTCGGCGATTGCGTATTTCAGTATCAGGATTTATCAGTTCGCAATCAACAGAAAAAGGGCCGCGTCAGACGAGGGTGAACAGAACGGTCCGGACCGGAATGAATAGCCGGCTCCTCTGAGCGGAACCGGGCACAGGATTATCGGCGGTTCCGGTCCGTTTTTTGTTTTTGCTGCTGCTGACAAACAACTATTTTCTTTCATCGCCCTTTTTTGTTATTATATTAATCTGGCGATTTCACAGACTGACATACTGCAAGCTTTTCCCTGGATAGCAATCATGCCTGACGGCTGGAAACAGATTAATGTGATGTTGCGCAACAAGGATGTGGAAGCCTGGATCAATGTCCCGAATTTCGGCAAAGACAGCCAGATCAAGGACACCCTGACCCCGGACGATATCCGCCGTGCGCTTAAAGCCAAGGGAGTTACCACCGGTATCCTTCAGGGGGTACTGGATCGGATTTCCAGCGAATCCCTGTTCGACGTGGACACGTTGGTGGCCCAGGGCACCCCGCCCAAACCGGGCGAAAAAGGTAGAATCGAGTATTTTTTCAAGACCAGCAGCGACTTCCAGCCCAAAGAGGATGAAGACGGCCGGATTGATTATTACGATGTCTCCTTTCTGGAAAACGTCAAAAAAGGCGATAAACTCTGCCGCAGAATCCCGCCGACCAATGGCACGCCGGGGAAATCGCTGCTGGGCGAGGAACTCCCCGCTCCCGACGGACTGGACGCCAAGCTCCCGCAGGGACCCAACACCGAACTCTCCGCCAGCAAGGGCCCCGACCTGCTGGTCGCCGCGTGCGACGGGTGCGTTACGCTCAACAGCACCCTCCTTGTTGAAGTGAATAACAGGCTGGAAATCAAAGGTAGCGTCGATTTTAAAACCGGCAATATCCAGTTCAACGGCACTCTGCTGATCACCGGCGACGTTAAGGCGGGGTTCCGTGTCGAGGTCACCGGTGACCTCGAGATCGCCGGCTCGGCGGAGGACGCCGAAGTGAAAGTGGGCGGAAACGCCTTGCTCAAAAAAGGCTTTATCGGCAATGGCAAAGGAACGATCTCAACCGGCGGCGACTTGACAGTCAAATTCGTCCGGAATCAGAACATCCGCTGCGAGGGCAACCTGATCCTCGGCGGCGAGATGATGAACAGTCGGGCCAAGGTGGGCGGCGATTTAACGGCTGTCGGGCGCAAGGGAGCGATAATCGGCGGGGAGGCGCTGGTGCAGGGCAACGTGGAGGTGGCCCAGCTGGGCAATGTTTCTTTCGCGAAAACTTTGATCCATGCCGGCTGCGATTTCAAACTGGTGGAGCGCAAGAACGAAATCGATCAGGAACTCGAAAAAGCGAACACAAACGAGGAAAAAGTGAAAAAGGCGCTCTACAGCCTCTCCAAGTTACGGCTGAAAATGAAAGGCGACCTCCCGGAGGAGCAGCAGAAACTTTACGACCGCCTTCACGACACCATGACTTACCTCCCAAAATTGTGTGAACAGCTTAAAGGAGAGCTGGTTGAGATCAATAAGGGTCTCGGAGAGCACAGCAAGGCCTGCGTGAAAGTCACCCGCGTGCTCTACCCCGGCGTCAAAGTAAGTCTCGGCAAGTTGTCCAGGGTGTTCCAGGATGAAATGGGGCACGTGACTCTTCGCGAAACCGGGGGCGAAATCGCGAGTTCGTCCTGAGTCGGCCCGCCACTTGACCGGTCGCAGCGGATGCTGGATATTTTATTGCGGTCGTAGATTTAAATTTGTGTTTTGGAGAACAGTGATTCACCGGCTGTCAGCCTCCGGGCTGCGGCCCCGGCCCCTTTGATGCCATGCCGCTGGAAATAGCAAAGCTGGTTGAAGACGACGATCTGAGTGGGGAAGAACTCCTCGAGAGCCTGATCGAGCGGACCAAGAAGTTCGAGATCAGGGCCATCCAGGACAAGCGCCTGATCTTTGCCCGCGTACGTACCTACCTGCAGAAAGTTTTCGGCAGTTTCTACACCACCGAAAAAAACGAGCCGATGGTGCTGATCGCCCAGTCGCTGGTGCGCCTGAAACAGAACCCGCACCTCAAGGGCCGTGACGACAAGATCAAGCAGTTGTCCAATCTGATGGACAATCTCAAGGAAAACGGCCTGCTCAAGCTGCGCCTTGGCCAGAGCGAGGAGCGCGATTTCACCATCATCAGCCAGCGCCTGACTGTCGATGTCGACGGGACAGGCGAAAAATCGTACGAAATAACGCGGCGGATCCCAAGCCCGCGCAAGGCCGAGGAAGAGGAAAAGAAGCGGCTGGCCACCTACAAAGAAGAGCTCAAACTGATCGAAAACGTAAAGCTTACCTGCAAGCAGATCGACGGGCTGATCAACCAGCCGATAGCAGACGAGATCAAGGCCCAGGCCACTACTGCTTTCCGGAACTATTTTCAGGATCTCGAAACCAAGCTGGACAACGCCCTGCACATCCTGACCGGTATCGGCTTTATCGACGATGAGTTTATCTCCGAGCTCAAGCTCGAATCGCTGGACCTGGCCGAGGAAATGAAGGGCAAGTCGGTTATCGACAAGATGATTTTCCTCTCCGCGCTCAACTGGTACCGGAATCAGTGGGCCAGCCGCAGTTTCAACGAACCCGACAACCTGGTCTATTTCCTGATCGGCCGCATGATCTTCCGTCACGCCCCCTGGAATCCCAAGGGAGATAACGAGGTGCGCGAGGCGCTGAAAACTCTCGAAATCAATTGCGCCGAACTGGAAAAAGCTTTCGTCCAGCAGGCCTCGGACCGTCATGACGACGACACTCCCAGCTCCATAAAAGTAGACCGTAAAAAGGAAAAAATAATCTCCCTTATCAGCCAGCTGGTTGCGCTGAACAGCATGCTGGCAAGGCGCAAGAGCGTGGAAAGCGGCAACACACTGCTCAAAAAATTCCTCCGCCCCGGTATCCGCACCGAGGTCAGCCGGCGCAACATGGTGGTTATCGGCGAGGAGATCCAGTCGAAAGTCAAGATGGACTGCCTGGGCAAGCTGATCCGCGAGATGGTGTTCGACAAGAAGATCAAGCAGTTCGTCGGCTGGCTAAGGCAGGCCATGGGCGAGGGCAGCCTGGAGCTGTTCCAGCAGCTTCAGGCCTTCCGGGTGGCCCATGGGCTCAACAACCTGGCCGATGGCAAGGAGCGCGAGCGTCTGAGCGCTTTTATCAGCCCGATGGATATCGTGCAGTTTATGACCCATCTGGCCAACGATGCGGTCTCGATCAAGGACTGCTCTTCCGAAAAAATAGATATCGTGGCCCGCGGCTCCACCGGCGAAGCCCTGGAGACCTCACAGCGCACCCTGACCAACAAGGGCGTAACCTACGACAAGGCCGCCTCGCTGATCAACCGGGAATTCGAAAACCTGCTTCTCAACTACGAGAAGGACGATTTCGAGAACCGCTGCGCCGACTGCAATCCCAACTACAGCCGCGATCAGGACCCGCATATCAAGGTCAAGAATTATTCCTGGGTTGCCCGCCACTTCCCGTTCCTCAAGATGTATTTCGGCGCGTGCGCCTTGCTGGTCAGCCCGATCATGTACAACATCCGCGAGGGCGAAAAGGAAAAGGAAGAAAAGACGATCCACGAAAAGACGGTCGAGTTCATGAACAAGGTGCTGGAGCTGCAGAATTACCTTGTCGGCCAGATCGAAGCCTCGGTTGAGCGGTTCAATGTCAGCGCCCTGGATAAAAACCGGCTCGAAAGCCAACTGGTCAGTGACAAGGAAATCGATGGCGTGTCCGGCGCCGGCGGCGATAGCGGAGACTCCAACTACTCGAGGCTGCTCGAGGAAGGGGTGCGCGAAGTCTTTCCCAAACTCAGCTTCGAACTCCAGGTGCTGGTGCAGGAACAGGGCGATGAGCTGCCCGACGAAGACGGCGAGAGCGGCGGCGGCAGCGATGACGGCCGGGCGCTCTCGAATGAGGAGCGCGCTTTCGAGGAGAAATACGCCCACCTGATGACTGACGACCACGGGCCGGCAGAGGAAGAGAAGCCCGCCCCCACGACCACCAGCAGGATCAGCCCTCGAAGCGTCCAGCGGCTCTCCAAATCGATCGAAAACCTGTCGATCTTTTTCGACGCGCTCAAGGCCGAGGGCTACGAAAAGCGGATTCCGGTCATGCGCCGCGACCAGATCGTGATGAACGTCCGCGACGGCTGCTACTATATCCGCGATATCTCCAGAAATCTCGACCCGGAGAAACAGGACACCGCCCGCCTGCTCAAGAAAAGCGAGGAGCTGCTGGAAAAGACACGCACCTCGATCCAGCGCGTGGAAGTGATCGAGGAAGATATAAATGTCGAGGAAGAAAACGTCGAAGTGCCGCTCTACGAAATCCACTCGATCCTGGTAACGCTCAGTTCGAGCTTCATGGTCCAGCTCACCGGCCTGGTCGACCTGATCGCCCAGAAACACCGCTCCAACCGCGGCAGCCTGATCAAGACCGAGCAGATCGACGGCACCAAGAAGTTCGTCCATCATATCGACAGCGCGATCAACACCCTGATCCGCAACTCGCGCAATATCAAACTGGAAAGCCCCAAGATCCCGATGGCCCTGCGCGACGTCATGAGCGTCAACATCAACGCGGCTATCGGCGAAATCAACCGGCTCAAACGCAGCCAGCTCATTATCCAGAGTTGCCAGCACCCCAACGACCTCAAGATTTACCTCAATCAGGTGGCGCGGTATATCCTGGAGAAGAAGCTGACTGTCCCGCTGCAGAATATCAACACTACCCTGAAAAAAACCCAGACCTTCGTGAACGACAAACAGTACGCGATCTGGAAAGCCGACGGCGAGGAACAGATGAGCTCCTCGATTTTCGGCCAGATGGACGTCCCGAAAATCGCTATCGCCAACGTGCCCAACGTGCTGCATACCGTGATCAGTATCGGCGATTCGATCTCTGACCATCTGGTCCAGCGCGGCCATGAGTTCCGTCAGAAAATAGCCGCCCAGAACCAGCCGCCCCCGGAGCGGACCAATTTCGATGATTTCTCCGACCGGATGAGCCAGCACGTCTGCGGCACCCTGGGCCAGCTGCACGCCTATTTCGTCCCCGACAGCAACAACAACATCACTTTCGATCCTGAGAACCTGGAGAATATCCTGCGCGTGATCGGCACCTGCATGGGCGAGTTGATCGCTCTGACCCGCGAGTTCAACAAGAACAAGGCGATTTTTCTCAACGAAATCGAGGCCGTGCGCAAGATCGCCCCGGTGCTCGAGGGTATCCGCGACAGCGTGAACGATTACAACGCCAACTATCTCAAGCAGAAAAAGAGCGCGGACCTGGCCCGCAGCCAGACCAATTGCGACAAAACCCTGATCGGTTTCTGCCAGGAACTGACCAAGTACGACGATCCAACAACCCCCGAATACAAGCTGCTGCTGATCCGCGGCCGGATCTATCTGGCGCTGGAAAACCTGGTGCAGGTGATCCTGGGCCAGATGAAAAGCGAGTTCGTCGCGGAGAAGAAGAAGAAGTACCAGCAGACTGTCAACGAGATATTCTACATGATGAGCCATGCAAAAACCGAAACCCGCGATTTCCCGCTGTTCAAGAAATTCATGGCCAGCACCCTGCGTGTGGCCAAGGGCTGCGGCAACGAGAAAATCGCCGCCGAGGTGGCCGGCGTGGTGGAGAAGGGTGAGGAGGTGGAGGACTGGATCAAGGTAGCCGGCGGCGGGTTCGAGGAAGCGACTATCAACCAGTGTTTCACTCCCGGCATGGACGTGACCCGGCTGAGGAAACTGAGCGAATCGATTTAAGTGCGGACGTTATAATTCAAAGAAAAACGGCTAGCAAGCCTTACCGGTTGGCTATTCAATATTGAAAAAGGTTCAAAATGGGTGTCAGGATTGTCCGGCAATCCGCAAGTTTGGAAGATATTGATGGCATGCTGGAGGAACTTGGAGACTATATTAAGTTAGCGGTAGATGTGGAAAGAGGTATTCTGGCCGGCGGAGGGGAGTACCACGCGGACTGCGAAGAAGTGTTGCTTAACGATGGGAGTGAGCAACAAAATATCTGGGGAGCCGATTGGTATCCGGGCTCCAGGGAAATATTATTCGGTGCATTGATCAACATTCGGCCGAATCAGGGCAATCTGGGTATGGAAATAACAAACCAAAATCTTCGGAATAAAATCAAGGAAATCGTATTGACTCTTTTGAATACGAAAGACATATGACAGACCTTGAAAAACTGCAGCATCGATTCACCAGGGACAACCAGCAGGTTCGCCTCGGTAACCTTGCTTCCAACCTTCTGCGCCTGAGCAAAACCGTAAAATCAGGAAGCAACTGTGAGTTCGAAAAAAAACTGATGCGGGAAATCTGCTGGATGGCGGAATGGATTGGCAATAATCCTCCGGTTGAAATCGCGGAGATGCAACGTGAAATCTGCCGCTGGCGCAATATCTGGCCGCTGAAACCGGCGCGCTCTCTTCTTTCTCTGCGGGCGGACAAACTATCCGAGGCCGTTTTGGAACTATCCGGCCTCGTGGCAAACCGGACCAGGAGCGGTTAGCTGACGGCGCTTCACTCCCGGCATGGACGTGACCCGGCTGAGAAAACTGAGCGAGTCGATTTAACCGGTCCTGGCAATCAGCAGCAGAACGGGCGGCCCAGGGGGCCGCCCGTTCTTGTTTTTAAGCAATTGGCGCGACCCCTCCCCGGTTATCTTATTTCTCTTGCCCCATTTTCCTAAGCTGAATAGTAATACTACAACGCTTGGATCCCTGGTTACGAAATCTCCAACCTTCTTCCACATTCCATCCAGGAGTATTCCGCATGCATATCTCGCGACGAAACGCCCTCAAACTCGCTGCTCTTGGTATCGTCTCCGCGGCCGCCGAGGGCACAGGCGCCCTGCTCAAACCGCCGATCGTTGGGGTCAAGGCCGACAGCGGTCCCAACCGCTCCGAGTGCGGAGTCGGCGCGCTGATCGCCTGGGCCGACAGGCTCTGGGTGGTGACCTATGTATCCTCGCGCGGCGGCAGGAGCGGCAGCGGTGTCGGCCTGTACTCTATCGACGAGGACCTGAACAGCCAGCAGGTCCATATCAGTAACGGCGTCTACGCCAACCGGATGCTCCACGCCCCGACCGATCAGGTGATTATCGGGCCCTACATTATCGACATGGAGGGGAACTTCCGGGTGATCAACGACCTGCTCGACCATCGCCTGACAGCCACCATGACCCATCTTACCGACCCGGAAAACAAGGTCTATTTTCTCACCATGGAAGGCCCGCTGTTCGAGCTGGATGTCCGCACGTTGAAAGCCCGGCTGATTATCGACCTCACCGAAGAGTTCAAAATCAAGACCCAGCCGCATTTCAAGGGTGCGTATACCTCCGGGGGCCGGGTGGTGGTGGCCAACAACAGCTACTACGGCCTGGGCAACGCCGACGGCAAGCTGGCCGAATGGGACGGCAAGACCTGGACCGTGATCGAGCACACGGCGTTCATGGACGTCAGCGCCCTGCGCTCGATCGGCGACGCCATTTTCGCCAACGGCTGGGACGACTCCTCGGCGATCCTGCGCGTCTTTACCGGGGAGAAGTGGAAACGCTACCGCCTGCCGAAATCGTCCCACACCTACGACCACGGCTGGACTACCGAATGGACCCGTATCCGCGCGGTGGAGACCGAGCGTTTACTGATGGACTGCCACGGCATGTTCTACGACCTCTCGCCGCTCAACTATGGGGACTCTATCTGGGGCGTCCGGCCGATCTGCAGCCACCTGCGGATCGTGCCCGATTTCTGCTCGTTCCGCGGGATGTTCGTGATGGGCGGCAACCAGGCAACCGAGGCTGGGCGCAACCTGTACGCGCCGCAGTCCCAGGCGGGAATCTGGTTCGGCAAAACCGACGACCTCTGGAGTTTCGGCAAGCCCCAGGGCTGGGGCGGCCCCTGGCGCAAGAGCAACGTGAAAGCGGGAGAGCCGTCCGACCCCTTCCTGATGACCGGGTTCGACAAGAAAGTCCTGCATCTAAAAGAGTCCGGCGGGTCCGGCGCGCGGGTAACTATCGAGGTGGATTTCCTGGGCACCGGCGCGTGGGTGCAATACGAGAGCATAACCCTGGAGGGCAACGGCTACGCCTACCATGTGTTCCCGGACGGGTTCAGCGCCCACTGGGTGCGGCTGACAGCGGATTCGGACTGCGTGGCGACCGCGGAGTTTATCTATACCTGAGACACTCCCCGTCGGCTCCGCCGTCCCCCCTCTTGAGAGGGGACCGGCGCCAGGTCTCACATCCCGATTTCATTGGCTGGATCAACATTCGAGGTGAATAAATCCCCTCTAACAAGAAGGGTGGCGGCGGAGCCGCCGGGGTGTGTACTATAAAAAAGCCGCTCATGGTACTCCCGTAAGCGGCTTTCTCATTCTCGGTTTCACTCTGCAAAAAACTCAGATCCAGCCCGTTTCCCTGTACGTCTTCTTCATATCGTCCAGGGTCAACTGCCGGCTGATCTTGTCGGCGCTGCCGGCAGTGCCCAGGTCGCGCATCTTGCCGGCCACCAGTTGGGCGAGCGCCTCGCGGGCGGGCTTGAGATAATCGCGCGGGTCGAACTTCTCCGGGCTTTCCACAAACACCTTGCGGATAGCTCCCGTGATCGCGATCCGGCCGTCGGAGTCGATATTGACCTTGCGCACGCCGTGGGGGATTACGCTCTGGATCTCGCTCATCGGCACGCCCTTGGCGTTAGGCATCTGCCCGCCGTACCTGTTGACAATCGCCACCAACTCCGGGGGCACGCTGCTGGAGCCGTGCATCACCATGTGCAGCTCGGGCAGGCGGTTGTGGATATCCTTGACGATATCCAGGGCCAGCTTGGGCTCTTCCTTGAACTTGTAGGCCCCGTGGCTGGTGCCGATTGCCACGGCCAGGGCGTCCACCTTGGTCAGCTCGACAAACTCGACAGCCTGGTCGGGATCGGTCAGGTTCACCTGGCCGCTGCCCACGCCGTCCTCGATACCGCCCAGGGTACCCAGCTCGCCCTCGACAGTTACCCCCAGCGGATGGGCGTATTCGGCGACAATCCTGGTCACCTCCACATTTTCCTCGAACGTGGTCGGGGTTTTGCTGTCCTCTTTCAGCGACCCGTCGATCATCACGCTGGTAAAGCCCAGGTCGATAGCCTGTTTCACCGTCTCCAGGCTGTTGCCGTGGTCGAGGTGCAGGGCAATCGGGATCTCGGGGTTCTCCTCGACAGCGGCGTTCATCAGGTGCTTGAGATAGGTGAAATTGCTGTACTTCAGCGCTCCGCGGCTGGCCTGGATAATCACCGTGCTGCGGGTTTCCTGGGCCGCGGCCACGATCGCCTGGATCTGCTCCATGTTGTTCACGTTGTAGGCGCCGACGGCGTAGTTGCCCTTGCCCGCCTCGTCCAGCAGTTGTCTCATCGGAACCAGAGGCATCGGGTGTCTCCTTGCAAGTATTTGTTAAGTCGGATTCTCTGCGAAAAAAAGAATGTGTAATTTAATTGTTTCGGCCTGAAAAGGCAATCTTCACAAGGCTTTTCTCGCCTTTCCCGAGACTGTTTACAAAGGCCGCGGCCTCTTTTAAGTTTCCAGCAGGCAATCATTTCTCAGCTTGCTTACCGCTCTACGAGGAGAGTCCATGCCGATCGCATCGGTGCTGGTGGTCGAGGACAACGAGACCATGCGCGAGGGAGTCGAGATCACCCTGAGCCGGATGGGGCTGGATGTCTCCTGCGCGGCCGAGCCGGACTACGCCCTCGAGTTGGCCCGGAAACGCGAGTTCGACCTGCTGGTCACCGACTACAAGCTGCCCGGCATGAACGGCCTTGAACTGTTCCGCAGCATTCGTCAGCACCGGCCGGGGATCGACGCCGTGCTGATCACCGCGTTCGGCTCGGTCGAGCTGGCGGTCGAGGCCATGCGGGAGGGCGCGGCGGATTTCCTGACCAAGCCGTTCGCCGCCGATGAGCTGAAAGTGAAAGTGGAGAAAGTGCTGGTCGCCCGCGCCGCGCGCGAGGAACATGTCCGCCTGGCCGAGGAAAACCGCCTGCTGCGCAGCGAGGTGCTGGACGCCGGCGGGTTCGGCGAGCTGATCGGCGAGAGCGAGGCGATCGCCGGGGTGTTCGACACGATCAGCCGGGTGGCCCCCACCGACGCCTCCGTGCTGATCACCGGCGAGAGCGGCA comes from the Candidatus Glassbacteria bacterium genome and includes:
- a CDS encoding fructose-bisphosphate aldolase class II codes for the protein MPLVPMRQLLDEAGKGNYAVGAYNVNNMEQIQAIVAAAQETRSTVIIQASRGALKYSNFTYLKHLMNAAVEENPEIPIALHLDHGNSLETVKQAIDLGFTSVMIDGSLKEDSKTPTTFEENVEVTRIVAEYAHPLGVTVEGELGTLGGIEDGVGSGQVNLTDPDQAVEFVELTKVDALAVAIGTSHGAYKFKEEPKLALDIVKDIHNRLPELHMVMHGSSSVPPELVAIVNRYGGQMPNAKGVPMSEIQSVIPHGVRKVNIDSDGRIAITGAIRKVFVESPEKFDPRDYLKPAREALAQLVAGKMRDLGTAGSADKISRQLTLDDMKKTYRETGWI
- a CDS encoding DUF342 domain-containing protein, encoding MPDGWKQINVMLRNKDVEAWINVPNFGKDSQIKDTLTPDDIRRALKAKGVTTGILQGVLDRISSESLFDVDTLVAQGTPPKPGEKGRIEYFFKTSSDFQPKEDEDGRIDYYDVSFLENVKKGDKLCRRIPPTNGTPGKSLLGEELPAPDGLDAKLPQGPNTELSASKGPDLLVAACDGCVTLNSTLLVEVNNRLEIKGSVDFKTGNIQFNGTLLITGDVKAGFRVEVTGDLEIAGSAEDAEVKVGGNALLKKGFIGNGKGTISTGGDLTVKFVRNQNIRCEGNLILGGEMMNSRAKVGGDLTAVGRKGAIIGGEALVQGNVEVAQLGNVSFAKTLIHAGCDFKLVERKNEIDQELEKANTNEEKVKKALYSLSKLRLKMKGDLPEEQQKLYDRLHDTMTYLPKLCEQLKGELVEINKGLGEHSKACVKVTRVLYPGVKVSLGKLSRVFQDEMGHVTLRETGGEIASSS